The nucleotide sequence TGTGAGCTCTGACAAGGCTGATTAATCCCCCTTGGGAGCCCCGAGGGCTTGGGGCCAGATCGTGTCCTTGTCCCAATCTGGGCACCTAGTGGATACCCACAGAGCCATCTTTCAGGCTGGACACTTCTTGTGCATATATTAAACACCAGTAAAAAGTTACAGTGATGATGGCCCACTTGGCTGTCTCCAGTTTCCAGGTGTGCCCTGCACAAGGACCCAACTGCAGGCAATGGGTAGATCTCAGGCCTCAAAGGGTGGGCCCAGCACATGGGAAGTGAGCCCCAAGGGGTACATGGGGCCTGCAGGATGGACAGGTGCCACCTACTGTTTCTGGAGGGAGCCGGCCCAAGATCTCAAGCAATGCCTTGTACATTTCGTCTGCAGTTCCTTCATAGAACTTCCCACAGCCAGCCACAAACAAGGTGTCACCTGGAAAACAATGGTGGGCATGCAGTAAAGGGGGCTATCTCAGATGTGGATGAGATGACCAAGGAACTGGACTCTTGACTTTCTGCATCATGGGCTGCACCCACAGCCTCAGCACTGCTGCGCCGAGCTCCCCGCAGAATTCCCAGAACACAGCCATGGCTGTACTCTGCCCCACCTACCCTGATGCAGGCAGGCTTGCCCACCCAACACATCCCAAGACAACCCACAACTCCCCATTCTTGTCCCTTAGAACGTTATGTCTCAAGTGTCAACTGGTACTACAGCCACCAACCACCTGTACAGGCCTGAAACCAAACTCACCCTGACCCCGCCTTCACTGCCCCCAGGCCCACCTGGGGCTCTGAGTCCCTCACAGACCCATCCCAGTCCCTGTCTGCCAAGCAGCACCTCCTGGGACCCTGCATCTTCCCTTCTCCTGGCAGCCTGGTTTCCGGCTCCCCCTCCCTTTGCTGACTACCCGCAAGTacctgcccccaccccgcagGCCTGGAACTGGCCCAGCCTCTGTGGGGCCAGTCTAGCCACTTATCCTCTTGCACATCCCTGGACTCCACACTCTAAAGGCCTGCCTCAGTGGATACCCATGCTTCCAGCTCTATCTCGCTCCTAGGGCCTCATTCTCACTGCCATGAGGTGGGATCCCAAACATGGGGTCCTAAACTCTGATCTCTCCCACATATACCCTACCCAGGCTGTTCCCCAGCACTGCCTCTCCATCACACCCTTTGCTCCTCAGCACCTGGCCTTTGCCACTGGCCTGGACAGGACTTATCCCTGACTGAAGCTGCAGGGGACGCCTGTCCCTGCTACTATACCCTTTTCTGGACTGTCATCCATTCCACCTCACCTACAACTGaggtggaaagaaggaagtatGGCCCTGGACCTCACTGTTGGTGGCAGACACCTCTacttcactaaagagattgagtGGTTTGCACACATTCATTATAAAAGTGACCTGATGAGACTTATGccgataatcctagctactctggaggaagaaatcaggaggatcaaggttcaaggccagttcaggcaaaaaggtcatgagaccacatctcaaccaataaaaaaagctgggcatggtggtgtgtgcctgtcatcccacctacacagaaagcataaataggaagattgcagttcaggccagcccaggcataaatgtgagactttACTccaaaaatagcaaaagcaaaaacagctgggggcatggctcaagtgatagaacacctgcctagcaaacacaagggtccaagttcaaaccccagtaccatcaaaaagaaaaaaaaaagttacctgaTAAACCTCATACCACATGGTAAGCCACTGCACCATAGATTCCAGAAACAAGCACAGGATAGCTTAGGGGTCCGCATCCTGCAGCAATCACCCTAAACAACATCCTCAGACTCAGAACTGACATGAAAGACCCGCCTTGCATGGGGTCATCTCAAGGCTGGCCTGACCTTCAGATGTCACTCCCTGATACAGGCCCAAAATTACCTAGAAGGCAGGCACTGCCATCTGCTCTTACCAACCAGTGATGCATGGACCTTAGCTGGGCACACAGCCTTGAAAGCTGGGACAGGCCAGGCCAGTGTCTGCTGTGACCCAGCTGTCTCTACACCTCCTGTCACCTAACCCTAAGGGCTGCACAGAGAGGACCATATGGCTGTCACATTTTACCACAGCTCAAACTGCAGTTCAGGGAGACCCTACCCAAAAGCATCACAGCAAAAACATAGGCATGTGGTGGGTTTCCTGTTCTGAGCCACAGTCAGACATGGACTAACCCGCTATGCTTTCTAACCAGGAAATATGGGCCCAGAAGCTGACACAGGTCCAAGGCCCTGGCTTGCACCACAAGCTACCAAGgtgaagaaacagaaattctGTAACAGTGACATTAAAAATAACCACAGGTTCAGAATAAtttcagatttacagaaaagCTATAGAGATAGCAGTCAACATCCACCCATCACTTAGTGTTTCCCTGGAGCTCACTTCTAACATTACCGTGTCACACTGCTATGACCTCACCTGCATTTCCTGTGGCAGGACCCAGCTGTGCTCAGTCAGTCCCTttgttctgtttggttttctggTGGTAGTAgggttgaactaagggcttttCACTTGTGAtgcaggtgctcttctgcttcagtcatgcctccagctctcaGCCAGTCTCTCTAAACAAACTGCTATCACACCGTCATATGACTGTGACTTAAACCTCTGCAAGACTCAGAGCTTAGCACTACAGTCACTGGCAAAGCAGAGGGGCCAAGCTGCCAGGACCCTCTGCAGCAGGCTGGCCCTCAGCCCTTCCAGCTCTGGTGCCAGCTGCCACTGGCTTATTCCACCTGACTGCCCAGTCACCGTGCAGCTGTTCTGCCTCACAGGCTCCCCACTGACATCAGCACTCTAGTTTTCTCTCAAAAGGGAGGAAAGCTTCAGATttctggacaggcctatttgcccTGAGTGCTTGTGGCACACACACTAGCCAAGGCTGGCTCAGGATCTAACAGTGAGACTACAGCTGGATTCTGGAACTCTCCCACCACTGACTTTCGTGTGGAGCTGCTGACTGTGCAGGGTCACTGTGTAGGAACTCAGTACTGCCTTGTGCCCTTCGAGTGCAGCCCAGCTCAAAGGGCTCTCTGGAGGAACATGGGTGGAACACTTGGCATTCCTAGGATCTCCCTTGGCTAACTCCACAAACCATGCCCATCTGCTGCTGGAGGGTGAGGACTGAGGCTAACTCTCACCAGGCGATAACCTTCTCAAATCGAGGCTGTGTGTTCCCCTGCCCCCTGCACCTGTGAGGAAGACTCAGCTCACAGAGTGCTACCCCATTGTGTATGAAGCTGAGTCCAACTCTTCCTGAGGACTCTGTCCTCTTTACATGGGATTTAGGGCTGGAGGAGGAGCAGCCCCTGTGAGTCTGCCTGGCAGGAAGAACCCCATTTCTCTGCACAGGAGCTTCCACAGGCATCCTGACACCAAGAGGGGCTTCACAGAGACAACCTGGCTCCCTCCATACTCCTGCACACTCACCTGTGAACACAGCAGGGGGCTCTGAACCACCAGGCTTGCTCACAAAGTAACAGATGTGTCCCGAAGTGTGGCAGGGTGTCGACAGGCATTTGACACTGAGAGACCCCACCTGAAACACAGCAGGCACCAGCATGGGCCTCAACAACAGGGGAGCCTTTCTAGGGGTTACAGAGAACATTGCTGGTTCCACACAAGCCCTCCCCACTCCTGAGCACCTGGAAGTGACTGACCCCATGCCCTGTATACTGCAGAGCTGCCCAAGACATGGACCATGGCCCCAGGTGTAGGGCCTGCTTTGTTTGCTCATGGGCAAAAGCAAAGGAGCTTATTTTGCTCACTCTTTCAAAAACTGGAGCAAATCTAAACCAGATATCTTGCCAGAAGACAGCTCTCCTCTGACCCACCTTCCCAATTCCTTACTTCAAAATGTTCAAGCCTACAACAAAGATGACATAGCAAGATGAACACCCCAACAGTTCTTATCAGTGTTCACCAAATGTTCATGCTTCCCACATCTGTCTGCAGCCACTCTGTTGTTTACTCTTGACAAATTGCCCCAAATATTCCAGCTGTCTCCTAAGAAAGGGGAACTCTCCACATAACCCAGTCACCATCACACCCAAAAAATCAAAGCTATCCCTACTTAAACTCCCTAATCCACTGAGAGCTGTACTTCATGGCCTTGCCCAGTAACCACTCAGATTTTGCACACTGATTTTCTTGCTATGCTCTCAACAGAGGACTGTCCAAGCTACCTTTGAGGCAGGCACAGGGAGACCCTTGCCTGGATTCCAGAGTTAGAGAGGGTTCCCACCAGCTCCCTTCCCATACTGTGCCTTAGGACTAGTCTCCAGGCAGGGCCACTCCATAGTCCCTTCTGTGACCACTCCTTACCTGCAGAGTGGACAGGTGTGTGACTTTGTGAGTCAGGGCTCCAATACGGTCATCGCCTCCATATACCTTCAGCGCAGGCTCCAGCTTGACCAGCTTCTCGTTCCCACCAGCATGGTCCCTGGAAGTCGGACAGGAGATCTGGGGCTACTTGCTGAGATGAGGGGCTTGCTCACTTGCCTCTAATATCTGACAAGATGGAATCTTATTCTGCCCAGTGTTTCTCATATGCATCTCCCAACCCAGGAAGCACTTTTCTGCCCTCTGGCTCTCCTGAAAACAACTTCCACAGACACTGTGTTCTGGAGTAAGGCTCCCCAGTGCCCTTGCTGGGTTTAGAGCAGAGGAAGCAGAGCACACACACCTGGAAAGTCAGAGCCCTGGTGCACTTTGGGGAATGAGGAGTCATCTGGAGCTCTCTGAGCTTCACTCTCATCCATACCTCCTGATGCGATTGGTTTAGGGTGGGGATTTGTTaaagcttcccaggtgattccgAAGTGCAGCCCAGTTTGGGCAAGGCCCTAGCAAAGGATCTCCTGATGAGCTTCTGGAACAAGCTATCTGTGGGGTACAGGCCAGCTGGGAGAAGGCGGCTGCCTGGATAAACCTTCAGGGTTCCCAAGTTTCCCCAGGGAGCCCTGTGACCTGAATTTCAGAAAGGGGGCAGTAGAGGGCTTCTTAGCAGACCTTGGCCAGGCTAGAATCTCACCACTGGGAGTCCCTGGGACTGTGGCAttgaggtggggctcaagtgtcTCCAGACTGAAAGACAGGCTTCTTGCAAGGATGAGGTATGGGTCTTCCCAGAGCTAGGAACATCTGCTTTTGTCAGCCTGTTGGCCAGTATCCCCACCTCCTTCCATGTCTACCTGTGAACTCCTTCAGATGCCTCAGAAACCATACCCAGAAGACTTCAGTGAAACCTAGCACATAGCAGGGCCCCGAAGATAATAGGGTAGAGCAGGCTGCTGAGCCCTCTACTCCACTCCCCCAAGTCAGGTGAGCCTCATCActtatcttttaaaatgcaaCTACCAGGGCtagggaatgtggctcagtggcagcaCATTTGCCAAGCATACAGGAAACCCTGGGTCCCATTCTCAGCctcaagcaaaaataaaatgctactgATGAATGAGCAGTAAAACAACTCGTCATCAGGTGAAGCACAGGCTGAACCCTGGAGCTCCGTCATAGCCATGAGAGATTGCgtggaaaaaaaacagaatgtcAGGAAAGAGGCATCTGAAGTGGGGATTACTCAACGTGGAAGAGCAGCCAGCAGGAGCAAAGCGAAAAGCTTCTACTAGGGTTCCCAGCCTTAGGTGAGCAGACAACAGGAGAGCCCCAGGGAACCTACTATAAGAAAGAGCAGCCAAACTAACACTGGGGTCACTGGCTCCCCATCCCTAATGTTGGGGTCTGGCTCAGGGCCTCAGAAGCCCAGTCATAGCACCTGTCAAACCAACACCAAAGACTCCATGGCTGACTGGCACAGTCTGTGCTTTGCTTATGTCAAGCACAGGTCATGAGACCCTGTCCCTGCACCGAGGTGCATGGAGGAAGGGTCAAGGAAAAAAGGCATTGGCTGCCCTCACACAATCATTTGGAAAGGAAAATTAAGAGCCCAAAACACACTTTTACCTTTTAAGAGCCTCAAgtttcaaaaagtcaaaaaagaGGGCTAGGGGTATGTCTACTTGCCTTGATAGAAtacttgccttgcaagcttgaggacctgagttcaaaccccagtactgcaggggACGGAGGAGCCAAAAAGGCTTTAGCAACTCTACCACGAGACCCTCAAACAGGAGCTTTTCTCACcatttagttttcaaatattgaaaaaaCCACCTCTGGAAATGTAGCAgcttcaaaaaaacaaagacactaaGCCTTAGGTCTTTTTCTTCCCTGCAATGGAAGCTAACATCCTTTTCATAAACCCAGATGGAGAAAGCAGCTGCTGGGGGTCCTCCTATGGCCAGAGAAGCCAGGCCCTGGGAGAACGGCAGGGAAGCCCATTCCTGAGGACGCCTTGCCCTCGCCCTATCTTTGCAGGTGGCAAGTGTCTCACCTGGGAGTTGTTTGCGTTAGCAGAGCCCAGGAGCGAGCACCTTGATGGCCCCAAGGGAAGAGAGCAGGAGCCCCGGTGCTTTTCTTCAACTCCTCCtggggtgtgtgcatgtgtgtgggggggtgtctgTCCCACACGAGAACAGTGAGCCAGACCCCCATCCCATGGGTGCCTCCATAGCCACAGAGCTGGCCTAGGGAGCCCAGCACTTACCAGTGGTGGTGGGTAGTGAGCACTGTGGTCAACTTCACACCATGCTTTCTCACCGTTTCTACAACCTGCAGCCACACGGGAGGCAGGACAAAGGCCcagtcacactcccagcccaggCTCCCCTGCTGACTGGCCTGACTCCAAGACAAGAGGGGGAACATGGCCTTTTTCTCTCTTGATCAACATGGTGGCTCTCAGTCCCACCCATAACCTCTACAAACCCCTTGAGGTCTGAGGTCATTTCCCACCAGATGCACAGAGAAAGAGCACATCCCAAGTACACCCAGGTGTTCAGGCACAAGGGCTTAAAGATGGGCAGTGTTCCCCACTACCCTTCCTTAACAGGGTGGCTGGAtactagtttgtttttcaaaactaaatgaaTTAATTTCCACTAAGTTTCTGCAGAGCTGCAAGGACTCAGAGATGAAGACAGGGTGCTAGGTGACAAGGCACAGAGAGCAGAGCAGAGCTTCGCACCTTCTGGGGCTGCACGGGGTCGACAATGGCGGCCTCCTGGGTATCCTCGTCGATGAGCAGGTACATGTAGTTGTCAGTCAGGGCAGGCAGCAGCTCGATTTTCATGGCGCCCTGCTGCACAGTCAAACTCTTCCTTAAACCCGTGTGATACAAGAGGATTTTCAGCAGGCCTGGGCCTGAGGACACAGGATGCAGCTTTAGGTCGTGGGGCTGCCCCTCCAGCACTGAGGCTTGCCAAACTGGCTTTTCTAAGTTCTTCTGACAGAGAATATCCTCTTTTAACCACTGCCATCATGAAAGTGTAGAAAATGACTCCATGGAAATCAGCTACTGTCTCagacttaggattttttttcccctgtactgGGGATGAAACCTATTAaccttgagcatgctaagcaagtgctctgtcactgagctataccctatcTCTGACTTAggatctttattttctctttcaaggGTCCTAAAAGGACAAACCTGCCAGGTTgtggtgacaaaaaaaaaaaaaaagtgccagaaCCTGACTGGGAGCCCTCCAGCACACCAGGTTGCCTCTGTGCTCACAGGGATAAGAGGTATGTAGTTATTTGCAGCCCTTCTCAGGCTTCCaatcagaggggaaaaaaaggatttGCTATAAAATGGTAGGCATTCAAGAGTGGATGATGCACACAGCACTAGATTTGGAAAAGGAGAGCTGGCTGCTCAGGACTCAAGCGTGGAGGATACAGAATCGCCAGCCAAGTGGCCAAGTGAGCCAAAGGACTCTACCCAGGTGGGCCAGCAGATggcgagaagtgagttactgagGAGCAAAAGCATCCTTCACCCAACTGACAAGTACCAAAATATTTTCAGCAATGAAACTCCAATCTAAAATACTCAACGACACTTTGTCTTGGTTTTAAGGCGGGGGGAGGGGACAGCACATGATGACATGATGACAGAACACAGCAAATTCTGGGCTAGGTGCCAGGCTAGGTGCCAGGAGCCTCTCCCAAAAGAAATCcagaaagctgcagcatctgccCACTGGTGGATGTTGTCTTCAGAAGATGTCTAAATGCGGGATCCACTATATTTGCCATGGCCAGTGAAATtgcccaaattttttttttggtggcagtgctgaggatggaaggatggaacccaggacctttacCATGATGGGCAAGTACTTtactactgagctgcatccctgCCCCCCTCATTTCCCTTTTTTGACACACCAGCTGAGCATTTTCCAGACCCTTCTCCTGCTCAGCAAACTAAACATTTTGGTATGATCAAGTTTCTGTTACAGCCTACCTCTCCTAAGCCCCAGCACTCTCCAAGGCCACACAGAAGGGTGGAAACAGGACTCTGTGTGGGAGCACCTCCTCATAAAAAGCCCTTTTACGTATTTCCTGATAAAACTTTACAAACACTGACCAGGTGAGGGAAACAGAAGGTGATTATTACTTAGGAAAGACTCCACCTGGTGCAGGCACCATACACCTAACTGGACACTGCTTAGAAGATGCTCCACCTCACTGGTTAGCAGTTGGGGCATTTTGCCTAAGCAGAGGTCATAGACTTGCACCCAAGTCCACAGGCATGTTTTGTTTGGCCCACAACACAGTTTAAAAATCAGGAGGCGTGGCTTacgtggcagagcgcctgcctagggaAGGTATGGTtagcaaaaaataataagataaaaacaTTTCACAGCACCGCCTCGCTCCAACTAGGCGGACTTATGCAACACCAACGCtgaactgggggtggggggagaggctCCCCTTGAACCCTCGCCAGGCTCCTGATGCAAAAGCTCTGAGCTGCGACAAAGAAGTGTCCCTAAATGGAAAGAGCTGTAGTTTTGGGGACCTCAACGACCTGCCTCTTTCCTTAGCAAGAGCAATGCGCGCACTCTACAGCTCTGATTGCTACCAAGTCAGCTGTGCTGGCCGGATTCCGGATGGCCAGCTCCCGGACGCGGGAGACCCGCTATCACCACATCAGCAGGGCATTGGGGAAAACCGAGGTCAGAGCCCAGTTAGGGAGGGGTCCGACTTCGGTGCGGGGCGTCCACGGAAGCAGCGCGCAGACAGGCCGGGGGCAGATGCCAGCCCGCTGCGCCGGACCCAGGCCAGACTCCGGCCTGATGCTGCTGCCCGTCAACGCTCGTCGCCTGCGCCGCGGCCCTCAACGCGCCCGGTCCCGTCAAGGCCTGGCGTCCGCACCCCGCTCCTGACCCTCCCGGCGGCGCTCTGGCACCTGCGCCCCAAGACGGCGTCGGCGCACCCAACCGACGCCCGGCCCGTCAGCGCCCGGCCTCGCCCCGTCAGCGACCCGGTCCACCTACCCAGGCCCCGGCGCGCGCAGGCAACTCCCAGCGCGGCTAGGCGACGGCAGTAGAGTGGCCCGAGGCCGAGCACCATGACCCGCCAGGCTGCACAGCCCGAGCGCGGAACAGCAACACGGGACGGGGGGCAGAAACGCCGGCGTCGGCAGCAGCAGCCAATCAGCGCCGGCCTCGCATCTCCTCTAACCAACCAGATTCCGCCTTGCCCTCCTTGCTCCGCCCCCAACAAATCAGGGCCCGCCTCGCACAGCCCGCCCCGAATCAACTCGTGCCCACCCTGTGCCGCCCGCAGCCAACCATTACCCTCCTTGCAGCGTCCGGCCCGCCCCCAGCCAATCAGCGCGCTCGAGTCCAACACGTTCCCCCTTCCGCCCCGCGCGGGCGGCACGGTCTGGAAGTCCGTGTAGGCAGCAGTCTGAAGATTGACCCCGAGCCCGTCCGAGTCTGTCCGAGGCCCAGGCCAGCGAGCCGAGGCAGCCAGTTGCGAAAGGTGGGACGGACTGTCGCTGGCAAGACAGCGTCCCGAGGCAGCGCGTCCCTCCCGGGCTGCCGTAGGTGCTGGCGCCGCGGCCGCGTGACCAGAGCTGAGCCATGGCGGCCCCCAGGCCGGTGTCCCGCTTCTGGGAGTGGGGGAAGAATATCGTGTGCGTTGGGAGGAACTACGCGGACCACGTCAAGGAGATGCGCAGCGCCCTGAGCAGCGAGCCGGTGCTCTTTTTGAAGCCGTCCACCGCGTACGCGCCCGAGGGTTCCCCGGTGCTGATGCCCGCCTACTCCCGCAACCTGCACCACGAGCTGGAGCTGGGCGTGATCATGGGCCAGCGCGGCCGCGCCGTCCCCGAAGCCGCCGCCATGGACTACGTGGCCGGATACGCCCTGTGCCTGGACATGACCGCCAGGGACGTGCAGGACGAGTGCAAGAAGAAGGGGCTGCCCTGGACCCTGGCCAAGAGCTTCACGGCCTCCTGTCCAGTCAGCGCCTTCGTGCCCAAAGAGAAGATCCCTGACCCTCACgccctgaggctgtggctcaaggTCAATGGCGAGCTCCGGCAGGAGGGCGAGACGTCCTCCATGATCTTCTCCATCCCCTACATCATCAGCTACGTCTCCAAGGTAATGACCTTGGAAGAAGGGGATCTGATCTTGACGGGGACGCCAAAGGGAGTGGGGCCAGTTAAAGAAAACGATGAAATCGAGGCTGGCATAGACGGGGTGGTCAGTATGAGGTTTAAAGTGGAAAGGTCGGAATGTTGATCTGTACTCAAATACTGAGTCTGCACAGAGCGCTCCAACTTCTTAACAAGCGTcggagagaagagagacagaagcAAGCCAAGATTTGGGGGAAGAGCCCATCCTGGGATTTGGCTGCTACAAGCGCTcgaccatttgagccacaccccatccct is from Castor canadensis chromosome 17, mCasCan1.hap1v2, whole genome shotgun sequence and encodes:
- the Hagh gene encoding hydroxyacylglutathione hydrolase, mitochondrial isoform X1, which translates into the protein MVLGLGPLYCRRLAALGVACARRGLGPGLLKILLYHTGLRKSLTVQQGAMKIELLPALTDNYMYLLIDEDTQEAAIVDPVQPQKVVETVRKHGVKLTTVLTTHHHWDHAGGNEKLVKLEPALKVYGGDDRIGALTHKVTHLSTLQVGSLSVKCLSTPCHTSGHICYFVSKPGGSEPPAVFTGDTLFVAGCGKFYEGTADEMYKALLEILGRLPPETKVYCGHEYTINNLKFARHVEPSNTAIQEKLAWAKDKYALGQPTVPSTLAEEFTYNPFMRVREKTVQQHAGETDPVTTMRAIRREKDQFKVPRD
- the Hagh gene encoding hydroxyacylglutathione hydrolase, mitochondrial isoform X2, whose amino-acid sequence is MVLGLGPLYCRRLAALGVACARRGLGPGLLKILLYHTGLRKSLTVQQGAMKIELLPALTDNYMYLLIDEDTQEAAIVDPVQPQKVVETVRKHGVKLTTVLTTHHHWDHAGGNEKLVKLEPALKVYGGDDRIGALTHKVTHLSTLQVGSLSVKCLSTPCHTSGHICYFVSKPGGSEPPAVFTGDTLFVAGCGKFYEGTADEMYKALLEILGRLPPETKVYCGHEYTINNLKFARHVEPSNTAIQEKLAWAKSWN
- the Fahd1 gene encoding oxaloacetate tautomerase FAHD1, mitochondrial, which codes for MAAPRPVSRFWEWGKNIVCVGRNYADHVKEMRSALSSEPVLFLKPSTAYAPEGSPVLMPAYSRNLHHELELGVIMGQRGRAVPEAAAMDYVAGYALCLDMTARDVQDECKKKGLPWTLAKSFTASCPVSAFVPKEKIPDPHALRLWLKVNGELRQEGETSSMIFSIPYIISYVSKVMTLEEGDLILTGTPKGVGPVKENDEIEAGIDGVVSMRFKVERSEC